In one Cervus elaphus chromosome 9, mCerEla1.1, whole genome shotgun sequence genomic region, the following are encoded:
- the ODAD3 gene encoding outer dynein arm-docking complex subunit 3 — translation MTSPLCWAAASNAMPSQDQIAAPSKVKATQVQLKPYHSRGKGLVPVWHSLHSKAGPFHASEGKSAVNMQVAELQRKIQLLEGDRKAFYESTQWNIKKNQETINQLREETRVLQLQLTDLLQGDEKVVQAVIREWKSEKPYLKNRTGQQALEHLDYRLNEKVKQLNALRHQLGLRQKWLEELQLQHSLRELEITEAQDSNTEVAKTMRNLENRLEKARMKAEEAEHITSVYLQLKAYLQEESLHLGNRLDFMEAEVVRTRHELEELHLVNQEALNARDIAKNQLQYLEETVFRERKKRERYLTECKKRAEERKLQNERMERKTQREHVLLQSDDTLQESMHSKEEELKRRWSMYQMEVLFGKVKDATGVAETHAVVRRFLAQGDTFTQLEMLKSENEQTLLRLKQEKQRLQQELEDLKYSGEALLVSEQKRQAELQGRLKVEEQRRAEVQDQLDRTRRALQMTKEGLEHLAGKLNHIVVAGPTYEESSPGASLDTKDSATPQPQETGQSVGKELDPKADDYLPNLLGLVEEKLLKLHSQLENHNVPEMLRHIVDREFYTTLEGKLPSYNTRIPLPVAGHKDKFFDEEESEEDDSDVVTRAALKMRSQKLIESRSKRRGRSRRS, via the exons ATGACGTCTCCCCTGTGCTGGGCGGCGGCCTCCAACGCCATGCCTTCTCAGGACCAAATTGCAGCCCCCTCCAAAGTCAAGGCCACTCAAGTTCAGCTCAAGCCCTACCACTCTCGAGGCAAGGGCTTGGTGCCTGTCTGGCACTCACTTCATTCCAAGGCAGGACCCTTCCATGCCAGCGAGGGGAAGTCCGCTGTGAACATGCAGGTGGCTGAGTTACAAAGGAAGATACAACTGTTAG AGGGTGACCGGAAGGCCTTTTATGAGAGCACCCAGTGGAACATCAAGAAGAATCAGGAGACCATTAACCAGCTCCGCGAGGAGACCAGGGTACTGCAACTACAGTTGACGGACCTGCTCCAG GGAGATGAGAAAGTGGTCCAGGCAGTGATTCGAGAATGGAAATCAGAGAAGCCGTACCTGAAGAACAGGACAGGCCAG CAAGCCCTGGAGCATCTGGACTACCGGCTGAACGAAAAGGTGAAGCAACTGAATGCTCTTCGGCACCAGCTGGGACTGCGGCAGAAGTGGTTGGAGGAGCTCCAGCTGCAGCACAGTTTGCGCGAGCTGGAGATAACTGAGGCACAAGACAGCAACACCGAGGTGGCCAAG ACCATGCGGAACCTGGAGAACCGCCTGGAGAAGGCCCGGATGAAGGCAGAGGAGGCTGAACACATCACCAGTGTGTACCTGCAGCTCAAGGCCTACCTACAA GAGGAGAGCCTTCACTTGGGGAACCGGCTGGACTTTATGGAGGCTGAGGTGGTGAGGACGAGACACGAGCTGGAGGAACTGCACCTGGTGAATCAGGAGGCGCTCAACGCCAGGGACATCGCCAAG AACCAACTGCAGTATCTGGAAGAGACCGTGTTCCGAGAGCGCAAGAAGCGCGAACGCTACCTAACCGAGTGCAAGAAGCGCGCGGAGGAGAGGAAACTGCAGAACGAACGCATGGAGCGCAAG ACCCAGCGTGAGCACGTGCTGCTGCAGTCTGACGACACGCTCCAGGAGAGCATGCACTCCAAGGAGGAGGAGCTGAAGCGGCGGTGGAGCATGTACCAGATGGAGGTGCTCTTCGGCAAGGTCAAGGACGCCACTGGCGTGGCAGAAACGCAC GCAGTGGTGCGGCGGTTCCTGGCTCAGGGTGACACCTTCACGCAGCTGGAGATGCTCAAGAGCGAGAACGAGCAGACGCTGCTGAGACTGAAGCAAGAGAAGCAGCGGCTGCAGCAGGAGCTGGAAGACCTCAAGTACTCAGGGGAGGCTCTGCTGGTGAG TGAGCAGAAGCGGCAGGCTGAGTTGCAGGGGCGCCTCAAGGTGGAGGAGCAGCGGCGTGCTGAGGTGCAGGATCAACTGGACCGAACCAGGCGGGCCTTGCAAATGACCAAGGAGGGCCTGGAACACCTGGCCGGCAAGCTGAACCACATCGTAGTGGCAGGTCCCACCTACGAGGAAAGCTCACCTGGAGCCTCCCTAGACACGAAAGACAGTGCCACCCCACAG CCGCAGGAGACTGGACAGTCTGTCGGAAAGGAGCTGGATCCCAAAGCAGATGACTATCTGCCCAACCTGCTGGGCCTGGTGGAGGAAAAGCTGTTGAAGCTACATTCGCAACTAGAGAACCACAACGTGCCAGAGATGCTGCGCCACATCGTTGACCGCGAG TTCTACACCACCCTCGAGGGAAAACTGCCGTCGTACAACACCCGCATCCCCCTGCCTGTCGCCGGTCACAAGGACAAGTTCTTTG ACGAGGAGGAGAGTGAGGAAGATGACAGCGACGTGGTGACCCGTGCGGCGCTCAAGATGCGTTCCCAGAAATTAATCGAATCCCGCAGCAAGAGGCGCGGTCGCTCTCGGAGGTCCTAG